The following coding sequences lie in one Capsicum annuum cultivar UCD-10X-F1 chromosome 5, UCD10Xv1.1, whole genome shotgun sequence genomic window:
- the LOC107870949 gene encoding uncharacterized protein LOC107870949: MVSISSWHSDLVTGVLCPKVGVVYPRLPSHILSYKRSTLKSHDSVQPMSIKVPGRSNTHLSLAGHAVKCASNYQSSVNDGEEPFLINATKQAIWAAKSILRFLVEQPSQLKYIEWPGFQSTLKTATLALVLVGLFIIALSSVDSALSYMLALFLRRTS, from the exons ATGGTCAGTATTTCGAGCTGGCATTCGGATCTAGTTACAG gtgTCCTTTGTCCCAAAGTTGGAGTAGTCTATCCAAGATTACCGTCGCATATTCTGAGTTACAAGAGGAGCACACTCAAAAGTCATGATAGCGTTCAGCCCATGTCTATAaag GTGCCTGGTAGGAGCAATACACATTTATCTCTTGCTGGTCATGCTGTCAAATGTGCTTCAAACTATCAATCTAGTGTCAATGATGGCGAAGAACCATTTTTGATAAATGCTACAAAGCAAGCTATCTG GGCTGCAAAATCTATACTACGATTCTTGGTTGAGCAGCCAAGTCAGCTGAAGTACATAGAATGGCCTGGATTTCAAAGCACG CTGAAGACTGCAACACTTGCACTTGTTCTAGTTGGGCTGTTTATCATTGCGTTATCCTCGGTTGATTCTGCACTGTCTTACATGTTGGCTCTATTTTTGCGGAGAACATCATGA